One genomic region from Salvia hispanica cultivar TCC Black 2014 chromosome 2, UniMelb_Shisp_WGS_1.0, whole genome shotgun sequence encodes:
- the LOC125208442 gene encoding histone deacetylase 19-like: MDTGGNSLPSGADGTKRKVCYFYDPEVGNYYYGQGHPMKPHRMRMTHALLSQYGLLQNMHVLKPNPAREKDLCRFHADDYVSFLRRITPETQQDQMRQLKRFNVGEDCPVFDGLYNFCQTYAGGSIGGAVKLNHGHCDIAINWAGGLHHAKKCEASGFCYVNDIVLAILELLKTHERVLYVDIDIHHGDGVEEAFYITDRVMTVSFHKFGDYFPGTGDIRDFGFGKGKYYALNVPLDDGIDDESYQSLFKPIISKVMEVFRPGAVVLQCGADSLSGDRLGCFNLSVKGHAECVRFMRSFNVPLLLLGGGGYTIRNVARCWCYETGVALGVEVDDQMPRHEYIEYYGPDYNLHVAPSNTENKNCRDMLEEIRAELLMNLSRLQHAPSVQFQERPPNTELPEVDEDEEDKDERQHPDSNTNIDYRRNHAPSRVKVEYVESVANDKNDEGVDQLARKIQSTLEPTSSKGSMAAAEEDAMQRDELEKENSRTLINEPTKIDQH, from the exons ATGGATACTGGGGGTAACTCTTTACCATCTGGAGCAGACGGAACGAAAAGAAAAGTGTGCTACTTCTACGACCCTGAGGTTGGAAATTACTATTACGGCCAGGGTCATCCGATGAAGCCCCATAGAATGCGGATGACTCATGCTCTTCTTTCACAATACGGGTTGCTGCAAAACATGCATGTTTTGAAGCCCAACCCTGCTCGAGAGAAGGATCTTTGCAGGTTTCACGCAGACGATTATGTGTCTTTCTTGAGAAGAATCACCCCGGAGACGCAACAAGATCAGATGAGGCAGCTGAAGAGGTTCAATGTTGGAGAAGACTGCCCTGTTTTTGACGGCCTTTATAATTTCTGTCAGACCTACGCTGGAGGATCCATCGGTGGGGCCGTGAAGTTAAATCACGGACATTGTGACATTGCCATAAATTGGGCCGGTGGGTTGCACCATGCCAAGAAATGCGAGGCTTCTGGCTTCTGCTACGTCAACGATATAGTGCTTGCCATTTTGGAACTCCTTAAAACTCACGAG CGTGTTTTATACGTGGACATCGACATCCATCATGGTGATGGAGTTGAAGAGGCATTTTATATAACTGACAGAGTCATGACTGTTTCCTTTCATAAATTTGGAGATTATTTTCCTGGCACTGGGGACATACGAGATTTTGGATTCGGAAAGGGGAAATATTACGCACTTAATGTTCCGTTGGATGATGGGATCGATGATGAAAGCTACCAATCCTTATTTAAGCCAATTATTAGTAAGGTAATGGAAGTTTTCAGGCCTGGGGCAGTGGTCTTACAATGTGGGGCCGATTCTCTATCCGGGGATAGGTTAGGCTGCTTCAATCTCTCGGTTAAAGGTCATGCAGAGTGCGTAAGATTTATGAGATCTTTCAACGTGCCCCTTCTTTTACTCGGTGGAGGTGGCTACACGATACGCAATGTTGCTCGTTGTTGGTGTTATGAG ACTGGAGTGGCGCTTGGGGTGGAGGTTGATGATCAGATGCCACGGCATGAATACATAGAGTACTATGGCCCAGACTACAATCTCCATGTTGCTCCGAGTAACACGGAAAACAAAAACTGTCGAGACATGCTCGAAGAAATAAGAGCAGAGCTTCTTATGAATCTGTCAAGACTTCAGCATGCTCCAAGTGTCCAGTTTCAGGAGCGACCACCCAATACAGAACTACCTGAG GTTGACGAAGATGAAGAGGATAAAGATGAAAGACAACATCCTGATTCTAACACGAACATTGACTATAGACG CAATCATGCGCCTAGCAGGGTGAAGGTGGAATACGTTGAATCTGTGGCAAATGATAAG AACGATGAGGGTGTGGATCAACTCGCTCGTAAGATACAATCAACACTTGAGCCTACGAGCTCAAAG GGCTCAATGGCAGCTGCAGAAGAAGATGCCATGCAACGTGATGAGCTCGAGAAGGAGAACTCGAGAACCCTAATTAATGAGCCTACCAAGATAGATCAACATTGA
- the LOC125204255 gene encoding gibberellin 20 oxidase 1-D-like, with product MESSISSSTIVLSPPPLKANNNNGVNLVFDASLQQQPHLPTQFLWPHEDTAYAAADFLPDPPIDLSGFFLGDPLATASAASQIRAACSSHGFFQVVNHGLDPSTFRAAHHHMDAFFSLPLPRKLAVQRQPGSLRGYSGAHADRFSSKLPWKETFSFTYSHARSPTALDVVHYIKSSLGPHFEHSGCVLQKYCEAMHMLSMAIFELLAISLGVERSEYREFFEDGCSVMRGNNYPPCKEAGLTLGTGPHSDPNALTLLHQDEVGGLEIFSDDKWRAIRPCHDAVVVNIGDTFMALCNGRYKSCLHRAVVNKERVRRSLVFFVNPNEDKVVRPPEQLLLAGNEGAEAPTRLYPDFKWSDLRDFTQNHYRADTSTLQHFVSWLSNKTQP from the exons ATGGAATCATCCATTTCCTCATCAACTATTGttctctctcctcctcccTTGAAAGCCAACAACAACAATGGCGTGAATCTGGTATTCGACGCCTCCCTCCAACAGCAACCCCACCTCCCCACCCAATTCCTCTGGCCCCACGAAGACACCGCCTACGCCGCCGCCGACTTCCTCCCCGACCCCCCCATCGACCTCTCGGGCTTCTTCCTCGGCGACCCCCTCGccaccgcctccgccgcctcccAGATCAGAGCCGCCTGCTCCTCCCACGGCTTCTTCCAGGTCGTCAACCACGGCCTCGACCCCTCCACCTTCCGCGCCGCCCACCACCACATGGACGCCTTCTTCAGCCTCCCCCTCCCCCGCAAGCTCGCCGTCCAGCGCCAGCCCGGCTCCCTCCGCGGCTACTCCGGCGCCCACGCCGACCGCTTCTCCTCCAAGCTCCCCTGGAAGGAGACCTTCTCCTTCACCTACTCTCATGCACGCTCCCCCACCGCCCTCGACGTCGTCCACTACATCAAATCCAGCCTCGGCCCCCATTTCGAACACTCAGG ATGTGTGTTGCAGAAGTACTGCGAGGCAATGCATATGCTGTCGATGGCGATCTTTGAGCTGCTCGCGATTAGCTTAGGGGTGGAGCGGTCCGAGTACAGGGAATTTTTCGAAGACGGATGCTCTGTGATGCGGGGAAACAACTACCCGCCCTGCAAGGAGGCGGGGCTCACTCTGGGAACGGGTCCCCACTCGGACCCGAATGCCCTGACGCTGCTGCATCAGGACGAAGTAGGAGGGCTTGAGATCTTCTCGGACGACAAGTGGAGAGCCATTAGGCCTTGCCACGACGCCGTTGTTGTTAACATTGGTGACACTTTCATG GCATTGTGCAACGGCCGATACAAGAGCTGCCTGCACCGGGCGGTGGTGAACAAGGAGAGGGTTCGGAGATCTTTGGTGTTCTTCGTGAACCCTAATGAGGACAAGGTGGTGAGGCCCCCGGAGCAGCTTCTGCTTGCGGGGAATGAGGGGGCTGAGGCCCCCACGCGCCTGTACCCGGACTTTAAATGGTCTGATTTGAGGGATTTTACCCAAAATCACTATAGGGCCGACACTTCTACGCTCCAACACTTTGTCAGCTGGCTTTCAAATAAGACACAACCttag